Within Seriola aureovittata isolate HTS-2021-v1 ecotype China chromosome 12, ASM2101889v1, whole genome shotgun sequence, the genomic segment TTAAAGGACCTCTATAAACAATTAAAGGTTACCTAACATCAGTTTACACATTTCTAATTTATGTGGTAAAGCTGTAATCACTGACCTCAGTGTTTCAGCTTGAATCATCACAGAGACATTATCATGGCTGACATGTGATCCTGGTGTCACAGCTGACAGTGTCACTCTCTATCAGCAGGCACCACAGCACAAAGTACAAACTCAATACAAGTGAAAATGGAGAAGCAACACCGCAAGACCCATACAGAGTGTTTCTGCACAGCATGCTCATGCAGTCATGTAGAGTAGAGTCTTCTAGAGGAGCTACAGCACATgatgacacacaacacacacaccaaaacacacagcctCAGCGATGCCCAAGGGACCTTATCACTGACCTGAGAGTGATAGATGTAGGAGGAACGTGGGCTACGtataaaatccaaaataaagGCAGCGTCCTGTCAGCGTACACGAAGAGCAAAACCCAGGATCAAACACCCAAAGCccagcagcaggaacagaaaCCAGAACAGAGgcatggagagagaggcagatgacaggagaaaaacaacagcaaaggcCCCAGACTGAAGCACCAGCAGGGAACAATCATTTCATCAAAGTATCTGTTGCTGATGAATAAATTCACATGTGGTTGCAAAAGTTAACGCCTGAAGCAGAGCCACTTATtctgatccacacacacagataagacTCTCACCTTGCGGGGGCTGTCCACATATGTGGGAGCTGTGGCAACATTAGAGGGGTCACTGACGGCAGCTGAGGGCttcgtctgctgctgctgctcctccagtGTCCTGACAGGATGCAGAAAGAACGCAGTGAAGACGGATTCACGGCTCAGATGTAAACACGTCGACCTGCAGCCCCAGGAGACACTCACTTCTGATTCTGCTCCATCTCCAGCAGAGCTGATAACGCAGATGTGCCTTTCTTGCCTTGTGGGGGCGGCACAGGCTCGGAGGGATACGCTGGGAGGGGACTGGTGACCTGCAGTCCCTTCATCGGCGTGCCCTTCTGCTGTGTgaggaagtgagaaaaatatttcagcatcTAAACATTCAGTGaatataaaagttaaaaaaacaaatgtaaagacATGTCTCTCTCATTTACAGCAGCTAGAGAGCAACTTCACTTCTACACCACTTCATGACTGTGTCCTCATAGTTCTCCACACTGACAGCAAGAAGATCAATTTTCATTTGTATAGATTATCTATGATTGGATTGTTTTCAGGGTGCAGGAGTGACAGTTTATTAAATGCCCCACTAAGTCTacaagttgattttcataccagagtttagttttcatttactattcatatttttattttaaaaaaaaaagaaataaaattcaaGTTTTTCAAAAActagtaaatgtttttttaacatgaaaaattaCACAATCGAGTATTTAGTTAAGCAAGTGTTAATGATATTGTTTCATAAAgaatttttataaaacaatatcAGTAAATATCAGagaacagtggtggaagaagtactgaGTTCCTTCAGTTAGTAAAAGTATTAATGCTCTGATATAAGAatacaagtaaaagtattaTCAGCATAAAGTACTTGAAGTATTGAAAAAGTGTCTAAAACTACGGATCCTGTTAGTGTTATATTACTATATATCTTGTTGTTGAATTgattactgatgtattttaatgttgaagGTGGTTAGTTTAGgttagtttagttttgttgggtagttacatttaaaaataatttaactttatCACAGTTGGTCATATAATCCTAGGTGCTCCTCATAGGTTTTTGAAATCATAATGTGTAAAGTAACGAGCAATTGTAGCTGTGACATAcatgtagtgaagtaaaaaagtacaatattcacCTCCAAGTGTTggaataaaagtacaaagtacaagtataaagtagcatttTGCTATACAAAACATTTACTTGATTTCAGTACTTTAGTGGATGGACTCAGTTACTTTTCACCTACACAGCTcaactaaaaacaacaaaattgacgatttgaaaataaaaaggtattaTATTTGAGAAATGATAAACTAACTATCATCTAATTTCTACAGAAGCCCTGAaggcaaatgaaaatgaattaattacttTTGGCCACAagacactaaaaaaaacaaacaaacaaaaataattcacCTGCAAAGCTTTTGGTTTTTTGTCAGGATGTGTACTGAGCAGGTCACAGTGGATGTATAGGTTAGACATATAACTTTCACCAAGGACTGGGATTATAAATCCTGTTATATTTATTAACTTATTGTCTCCTATTTAGACTGAGGTAGTGGTGCACTTCAGCCTATTGTGGCAGAAAAGCAATCTGCACTTCTTTTCTCTATGGAAGCCTCATGAATtatcttgagaaaaaaaattatttgaattaatGTGATATTTATCTCGTTaactcagaaaaacagacagtgaggagacaaagcctatatatatatatattaataatattttgtaaataatatataatatatgagtGTGATGTAAACTAGGAGAGCCTCACTCTGATGATCCTGTCGGAGCGGTGGCGTCGCCGGATGCGGTTGAGACCCTCCAGGAAGCGGATGAAGCCGTCCAGCAGTACCCACTCCCCGCTGCCGCCCACCCCAGCACCTGCTCCCTCCCCATAAACATCCCAGTGGCCCTCCCCATCTGCCACCCGCCGAGCCCCTCCAGCTGGCAGCAGGAGGAAGCGAGTCCTCCAGAACTTCAGAGAGTCAATCAAActgtggaggcagaggagaagaagaatgtgATGGTGGACGTAGATGCTTAATTGTATAAATTGTACAGAATACTGTTGGAGGGCTCCTGACTGAGtacatgctctgtgtgtgtgtgtgtgtgtgtgtgaacgcaCCTGAAGTCCTCAGAGCCAGCAGAACAGATGTACTGGTCCAGGTAGTTCCACTTGTACTCCTCCAGTCTCTCATGTCCAAACTCCACCCAGCAGGACACAAACTGAGCATCAGAGTGTGGAGGACACAGACTGTAACTGTACTGGATCTGAGCTGACTCGTATGGGTacctacacgcacacacagatacagacacacacacacagacacacaccttgAATATATACAGAGGCCAGTAAAAACATCCTACACTTCTACTTCTAAATACTTCCGGGAgactcgctcgctcgctcgctcgctcgctcgcacgcacgcacgcacgcacgcacgcacgcacgcacgcacgcacgcacgcacgcacacacacacaccacctgggAGGTTCAACATAGCATGAATGCAATGaatgcagatgtgtgtttgtgttggacgTTGTCAGGTGCACTCACTTTGGCAGGTAGCGAGTGACAGTGATTATTTTGTCCTTGAGACAAACTTTGTGGAAGGTCCGGCCCATACTGAGCCAGTaaacactctcctcctcctctgcccgACGCAGAGAGACcagacctgaaaacacaacaagaggacacacacagtcaccacaGGTGTGTTGATGGTTCTCTGTTTTTCAGTCATCACAAATATTCATGTTATGTGACTGGTTTAGCTGGATCATAAAGTTGGGAAAGATATTTTACAGTGAAGATCCAACACCAGGCCAACTTTACTTCAAACATGTTCAAACACTCTGACAGTGACTATATTACAACAAGACTTCGTCAAAACCTAGTACATGTCTGGACCGCCTATGGCCATATGGCTATTTCAGTATGAGGCCTTGTTTTCAGTtctttgttaataaaaaaaatactttggtGGTATTCAGACATTTTCTAACAATGGATAATCCAATAATGTATGGGatttgaaaaaacacacagttaccTCTGGAGTAAAGAGGGCTGCTGCCGAGCGGTGTGGCCACAGCAGGCTGTGGTTTCCTGTTATTTGGCTGGACGATGATCTGGTAGCCCTGCATCAACCTCTGACAGATAAACTCCTCAAAAACCTGAGACGCGCTCATCACTGGAGCTTCATCCTCTCGTCTGAGGAAGAAAACATAGATGACTAATGTTGGTCTAGAGAAGTCACATCTGCAGCAGTTGATGATATGCAGTTTTCACTGGAAGTAATTATATGTGATTCTTCTCATTGTCCTTATAGAGGAGGTacgtaaaaaaatgttttgtaatgcTTATGTTATTTTTCCTGCTTCGAgaaaatatagtataataatattGTGAAGAGCACTAATTTAACTGATGCTCAGTTCTAGTGTCGTCTTAGGAGAAtaataactgtaaaaaaaactttttattgtAACCAAAATAATGATGCCAAAATCACTCAGTTTAGTTAAATCGTACATTAGAATACTTATTTCACCCTTATCAAACTAACTCATTTTTGGCCTCACACCTGAACTGCTGAGCTGCAGTATCTGAGTGGAGActctgtgtgcagctgctgagcTAGTGTCTACTGATaacctgcatgtgaggcgtttaggggatgtctgtaaattgtagctacAGAAAATATCCTGGGTTACACTCCCATTCAAAAATGTGCATGCACATCGATCACACACTGCCACCAGCACAAGGAAATTCTCCACCTGGGGTTAAACACTGGACAGTGCTTATTTCAGCCCTGAGCAGCGTCTGGACTCTTCTCTTTAGGCTGTATGTAGCCTCCGAGGCAAAAGTCAGGGCCAAAGACAGCACTCGCTCCACCACTTGCTGCTAGTCGTTAAGCTTACTGCTGTGAGTACACAGTAATAACAAATGTGACTCAGATCATCATATTGATAATCCTTTTGGTAAGAAAATCAACCTGAATCTATAAAATCGAGGCGACAGAAACTTTGCCTTTTAAAGGTGAGCAGGGCCTTCAGTGGAATTGACTCCCTTCTGTGTGTGGATTTATAAACAGCTGAATGTTTAGCACACAGTGACTGGCTATAgacagttttattgtgaagacAGGATGTTGTCTACCTCTCCAGGTCACTGTGTGGCAGCAGGTCGTAGCAGCCTTCGGTGTAGTCGTTCTGCAGCGTCTGGCGATCGGGGAAGTAGTCGGTGGTGAGGGGCAGGCAGGCCGGTGTGGTCAGAGACTTCCAGTCCACCCCCACCGTGCAGCAGAAGCTGGGCACTGTCGGGGgtgcagacagcagcagggCTTCAGGagcacccccacacacacacatagacagacacacagacagacacacagacacacacacaaaaacacacacacacacacacacacacaaaatccccacaaaaaaagacaaatgcatGTACCCAGAGTGGAGCGGTACatgtgtgtgggggggcagCACAGAGGAGTGAAAAGAAGAGTAGAGAgaatgaagtgatgaagatgGAAAAGAGTGAAGATGAAGATACAAACAGaacataaaaaagagaaagtagaagagaggggaagaaaaaacaagtcaAGTGTTATTTTTACTGGCCTGATGATTCCTGGGGGGCTGTGGTTGTGCAGCAGTGATCAAACATGCAGATTGTGGCCCAGTCTGTGATCAGCGTCACTCAGAAGCAAGTGGAAAATGTGTCCTGAGCTCAACAGAGGTGTGAATAATGAAGTGACTGAGTGAATTTAAGATTCAAGATATTACATCATGCAAAACATTCAGATGGTGAGAAAACTCTCAGTTCAAAACActgtgtggaagagagagagccgTTTGACAGAAGCACCTTTAACAGTCAAATCAAGAGAAATACACTACACACACCGCCATGCAGGGATGAGGCTGGTTGAAGGCAAACAGGTCATGTTGTAGGAAAATTATGGGAGGCCTAATTAATCAGAGGATTTAACCTGGtgacatttaatcaaattaattaagTTACAGATCAAAAGGAAGAAGcccagaggaagagacagataagaaacagagaaagagagatagagggaggagaggagggtaaCCCCAGACCACATGACCTGTAAGAGTCTTTTATACTTGCGACCCCTGGAGACAGACGCCCAATGGAGAAACCTGCTTGCTGAAGCCGAATAAACCCTCACAGGTTAAAGACACCTCTGAAGGTTTATTGCATCATGAGTTTGGTAATTATTGAATATCTGCCTGATCATGAGGTAAATGGCTTCATGACAGTGTTTGTGATCAGTTGACATGTCTTTCCTTTTGTGAAGGACAGATGGACTCACTTGGATTGGCACCGATGAGGGAAAAGTCTTCAAATGAGGAGCCATGGTTAGTCAGAGTTCCTGTAAGAGTGATAAGAAGTAAAGAAAGAGCAGCAATTATTTTTGGCTATGCACTGTTGAAAGGATTTTTATAaagttccagtttctcaaaacCGAAAGCAATGACTCAAAATATCCTGTTTACTTCATGTAGAATCATATATAATCAATACaaacagcaaatcttcacatttcagaCACTGGTACCAGCAGATTTTTGGGATTATCAAACAGttatttgataatcaattatcaaaatagttgatcAATAGTTGCAGCAGTAAAGTTTTACTTAGTTTACAGAGAACAGAAAGGAATCAACCATATATCCAAGTTGATCACTGACAGAACatgaggaagtctgtgctcctgttttcTGGGGTGAGTGAATTTCTAGTATTATCTTATTCATATGTTaccactaattagcaggtatcagtgtctggcttgttagcttagcacatTTACTAGCTAATTAGCtggcaaatgaattagccttcAAGCATGACAGCCAGCtatgctaatgatgctaactGAAGCATATGCTTGTCACAGTTATTAAACCGGCATGAACTGAAGTCTCAGCACCACACATGCTCCGCCTCTTTGCCCATTCTTGGATTAGCTGGgaataaactacagtgtttatgttcatggtgatgaaggaacatgtcacccatgTCTACTGATATCTTTTCCTAACAACAAtgctctatggcacagaggaatgtGATATATCAGGCTGGGAATCCACAAACAGGTAAGTAGATTAattaaatcaagaaaaatatatataatattgcCAGTCTCaatgatattgatatttatgTCTTCATTACTTAATTGGAAAAGTGACCATGAAGTTAATCAGCCACAAGTCTGGTGTGCTTCTTATTTCACTGCAAACAAAGCAGAGCTATAGAATAATCATATGAGGCAGGGTTAAAATACTAAGTGTGTTTGAGAAACTCTGTTTATCACCACTGTTGTTGCTCCCTGGACTTCCTGTGAACTCATCCATTCCTCCACCAATGTAGAGGCCATTGTCTCCCACTTGCCTGGAGGTTGTTCGCCTTAAATGAAgatacacataaacactcatCTGTCTGTGCTCCAAGCTATTTACAAAGGAATTTCTTCTTTCTGATGGTAGGTGAGTCTAACCTTCCAGTGGCCTCGTGATAGGCCAGCTCCAGCAGTTCAGCGGAAGTGTGGGCGGGGTCTCTCTGCTGGCTGCCCTGAAGTTCAGCCATGTTCTGTCTGGTCTGGTGATGGATCTGGATCGCCTCTCCAGAAGGACCTAAAGAACAACAGTGGCACATACTGTTACATACAGTCAGCTGCTTGGATCAAGGCCAACAGTACAGCTACAGACTCTGGCTCTTACTTCTTTACAAGGTAATGAggttctcttctgattggctgactgttttctgaatgatccaataaaattatagcagatttcaggtaaaaactaggagaaaccaaatcctgaaaggttggctggtgggtccaggtgggcggggcctggggcatggctgagggcagtgactgttttgttgtgacatcacaaagttccagaagtcctgacggctggttttaaggctcagtttctgaatacaggctgtgtgcatttctctgtggactgaggctttgatactttcacagtattaatatagaacctagacctgctttataatcaaacaacacatagaCATCTaactttagactatatggacctttaaaacaaGCCAGTAGTTGATCATGATTTTTTATATGAAGGATTTTTCTgagcagaaaacagagacaacTTTATATATGACGACTTCCACGCTACACCCAAAGTTTCACAACCTCCCTCCATACGATATATCTGGATCCAGTGTCTCAGCCTAAATCAGAGCCAGAATGAGTGCCCTCTTCCTGTAGcctttatatttaaataaagtgaaGATCTGTGATTTTACTTCACAACAAAATCACAGTAAGGCTAAGGGCAGGTGATTCCATGGTTGCAACCTGCGAAAAATGCAGGGTCTGATCGGGGGCACCTGAACTAGTTCAGATAAATTCTTAATGGCAGGGGGCGAAGTGTTAGTGTCACCTCACCAATGGGGAAGGTGTGCATCCAGCGCCGGCGGTTGGAGGTGAGCTTCATGGGCATCCTGGAGGGTGTGAAGGGGTTTATTAGCGCTCTCTGTGGGGTGTAACCTCCTGGACGGATGTGCAGCGTCGACTCAGCACTTCCTACTGTGAACCTGCCCGGGGCACTGGAGTCCCGCTGAGAGTCCATCATCTTCTCCAACAACTCTGGACAACAGGATAACAGAACAGCAATAAAGATGGAGCATATCAGCTTCCCCGGACTAATCCAGCTGGACTGGTTCTATGATCAGGGCTAAAGGTCCAGACTAAACCTCTGGATAGTTACCTCTGGTGCTTGTGTATCCCAGAGAGCTGCTGACTTCATACTGGGCAGGAGGCATGCGGGGTATCAGTAGCATGTTTGATACCTGACCCAGACTATCATCAGAGGCCAGGCTCCGCTGTTCCTCAGGACCCCCAGAGCGTACAGGAGGGGAGGCCCCTATGCCTGCGCTGACGTCCACCGAGCCCCAGCTCTTCCTCCCACTCATCTCTTTGTCCCGACCCATTCTGAAAGACACAGGGTTCAACAGGAACTGGAACTGTCTCCATTGTGTTTAGTCTAGAGTTTCGTGCCATGCAAAGGGTCAGATACCTGAAGTTGGTGCTCCTCTGAATTCGAGAAGGACCAGGAAGTCTGAACACCTGAGCGTCATAGGCGTCATAGTCCACCTGGATAGGCAAGCTGTTGTCAGAGTCCTTTGCAgcacacagagctgagagggAAAGGTCGGCGTGAAGATGAAGTCACTTTTCTGAGTaagtggttctcaaccttttaGAGTCATGCCCCCGCCCCAGAATAATCAAGTTGGTACAGGTGACCTCTGCTGCCTACAGCCAATACAATCTCTTCTAAGCCAAATGTGACCCCCCCTTGGGGGCCACGACCCCCAGGTTGAGAAACACTAATCATGCttcaagaaatgaaaaagatgtCAGAAAGATAACTTACTGTGCGTGTCCTTGCTGCTCTTGAACTTTTCAGCATGAATCTAgaaataattgtaattttaatgagacgttaaaacagaaaagaaatattttgcTAAATTAAATTTTGAAGTAAAACAACAGAGCTGTGAAACGTGACGGTACCTTACGACCAGCCAATTTGATTCGAGGGGTGAAGGAACTACAAGAGTTCAGACTTTTTGAGGTGTAGAAACTACAGGCAAAAAAGATGGAAGCATGATATAGATCAGCTGATTACACATAATACTTGTCTTGGTCTTTATTCTCATGGTGAATCATGCTGTCTTACCTGTGGTTGATCCAGTGGGGCAGGTTGTAGTCGTCTCCCACACGAGAGTCTCCAGACGTCGTCCTGTTGTGCAGCTACAGAGAAGATGACACACATCATTagaaacacacagctacagtgtgtgGCCTGACGCAAACACAGACACGTTACCTTGAACAGTGGTACTGCATGCAACGGCTGCTCCCCCATACACACCAGGTCTACCCCGATACCTTAAGAGGGAAAAGTATGTGTCACCAACATTATTTATCTTCATACAATGATCCCTAAAGTCTGCTAACAGGTAGAtctgttcagtttgtgtgtttgaagtgcGTTTGTGTCGTCACACTCACCATTGTCAATCATTCTCTGTTTGGTGAGAATCATGAGCAGACGGTCCACCTCAAACACTCCCACCCCGGGTGTGATGACCACTGACATCTGTCCGGTGCGGTCGAAGTTACGGTTGATGTAGTGTTTGTCAAACACTGTGGGAGACACACGGTGACTATCATCAGTGATTGAGCTGAACCTGATGATGTTAAAGGACGAGCTCACGACTTGCTCatatgaaaaacatattttacttgCTGAAATTATTCCTTCTCTTCATATTGGACATAAAAGGCTTCACAATGGTCAGTGATAGGGACAAGATCCACAGAGGACACAGTCattgttctgtgtaaaaattGATCCAGGTGACATTGCACAATAAATTTAATTGGTAACAGACACTTGTCTATTCTAAATAGTAGATTTTAATCTTGTTGGTTAACAAGCGTCTGCTTTTGGTCAGGAAACAATTCAAAATAAGTCTGTCTAATATGTCTCTATGGAGTACACATCAGGTCATGCTGTTCACATTCACAGCCATGATCCATAACAGCCACCATAAAGTTTTGGCTGGCACAGCTCCTCTGTGTTTATGACAGTCCAAGAAGTCTCAGTACGTGAGCACTGTGAAACAAAATTAGttgtttaattaatttgacttcctgtatttatgttaaaaaaatttGAACTTAAAAGTTAATAaccaatacattttttaaatggataaaaagaACAAACCTCCTCCAGTTGAATTTTTTACTCCAGTTTTTTCCAATGATTCGAATAAATCAACTGACttgaataatgaaataaaacaaaatttcagTCTAATTATCAAGCTAATTAACATCTACAGCCTGGTAAGAAACATGGTGTAAGAAATAACCAACAAGCCACATGTTGGTAGCTGTGGAAATAAACCAGCAGTCTCACAGATGCTGACTACGACAAGTTCTATATAAATGTGttatgttacttttttttttaaagaaatgtgttcTCAGTGTATGCTCATATAGTTGCACAATGCAAACAACAAATCCTACAATGATGTTAACTAATCCTGACTGAACCAGGTACCTGAATACACCTGCTCTTAGTTAGAGAACTTCCTCTCTTTCTAAGAACCATTCAGCTCTGGGATGAGTGTACGCACCGTTGAAGGAAAGGTTAATGGCCTCAAGGTAGTTTCCTTGAGCAGCAGTTGAATTATAACCCACAGGAAATCCATCTGGTGAGagagcaaataaacataaataaacaaaggaaGATCTCAGTTAGAAAATGCTCCTGATCCAAAGATCCATCAGTCGATCAAAAGCTGGACTCGTTCACTACCTGCTTCCTTCAGTCGCACCAGGACAGGATACTGGATGAACAGTTTCTTGATGGTGACCAGCAATGTAGTCCACTCATCCCGCCTCTCATTCTGAGCCACGACCCTGATCACAAAACATGTTACGATTCATCATCCGCCACTGCTGTCCGGTCTGTTATTGTTCAGCATATAAAAGCACATCAGTAAACTCACCTGTAGAAGTCTTCATAAAAACGCCCCTCGTGATCCTGTCTGATGGAGCCTCTTAGGATCTCGGGAAATTCATCTGAGGAGAACGAAAACTAAGATACAGAAACGTTTCCACACTGGTGCTGTGTTCATCTGTGTCATGACTCGATGTgatgataaagacagaggactCACCTATAGTTTTAGCACTGTAGAACGTCCGTGAGAAAAGTACAACTGTCACCTCATGACTGCAGTTCTTCTCCTAGATTAACATTTGACAGTGATTTTGATTAGTAATTAATAATTAGTaattaatgaatcattaatgGATTTAAGACtcacaaaagtaaataaaagaaaaatcacaaaccTTCCACTTTGCAAAAAGGTCAGACAGGAAACCATTTACAGCCTTCTCAAAGTACAGATCACCTGAGACAAAACATACAGGTAAGAATGTTCATGTCAATATGAGAACCTGTATGTCACTGGAAAACAATCACATTCAGCTCATTAAGTGTGAacgaccaatcagagagctccAACTAACCATAGATGTCAAAGTCCCACATCTCACAGCTCATCTGGATAAAGATGTAGACCATCGCAGACGTGGATCTGAACACCACCTGTGTCATAAGATCATGTGACATATCACACAAGTTAATGactaaacacaaataaatgctATAGTGAAGCACACACAGCTAAAAGATGAATCACCTACTTTAAAGATatctaaaatttaaaatatttggGTTTTAGTATGAACTTCTGGGGTCACATGATGGTCTAGTTATGGTGTACACTAAACTGCAATTccttgttaaatgaaaatatcaaatccAAACATTTTGAACACTTGGTCCAAGTATTAACAATCATCATGTGTGACCAGCAACGTCAACATCTGCCTTCTGAACACTTACCCTTGTGTCTTCACTGATGTAACCACAGgtcactttctctcccttcacCCACAGTTCACTGGCCTGAGCTCTAGAGAATCAGAAACATCATAAGAACAAGTTGAGGGAAGGTTGagttaaaacaccaaaaactcTTACCAACAGACCATttaccattttcatttttcattttcaatttacagattttgttatgttgcagtccCTCACTAGTCTACAGTCAGTTCCCCGTGATGATAAAgtggaaacagatttttttttgcaaatatattaaaaagaaaaacctgaaatattacataagtattcagacactttgctgtGACAGTGTAAgtttagctcaggttcctccatttctctggatcatctctgagatgtttctacaccctgactggagtccaccagttcagctgattggacatgatgtgtaaagacacacacctgtctatctaaggtctcacagctgacgacgcagatcagagcagaaaccataaggaggaaggagctgcagaGCGCAGAGATAGGATTGTGTCGAggatcaaaaacatttctgctgcactgaaggttcCTGAGAAGAACAGTGGTCTC encodes:
- the depdc5 gene encoding GATOR complex protein DEPDC5 isoform X1, yielding MKTNKSYKLVLHKKGFGGSDDELVVNPKVFPQVSLGDIIEIAHPTDEYSPLLLQVKSLKEDLQKETISVDQTVAQAFKLRAYQDVIVNIVDPKDVTLDLVELTFKDQYIGRGDMWRLKKSLVSTCAYVTQKVEFAGIRAQASELWVKGEKVTCGYISEDTRVVFRSTSAMVYIFIQMSCEMWDFDIYGDLYFEKAVNGFLSDLFAKWKEKNCSHEVTVVLFSRTFYSAKTIDEFPEILRGSIRQDHEGRFYEDFYRVVAQNERRDEWTTLLVTIKKLFIQYPVLVRLKEADGFPVGYNSTAAQGNYLEAINLSFNVFDKHYINRNFDRTGQMSVVITPGVGVFEVDRLLMILTKQRMIDNGIGVDLVCMGEQPLHAVPLFKLHNRTTSGDSRVGDDYNLPHWINHSFYTSKSLNSCSSFTPRIKLAGRKIHAEKFKSSKDTHTLCAAKDSDNSLPIQVDYDAYDAQVFRLPGPSRIQRSTNFRMGRDKEMSGRKSWGSVDVSAGIGASPPVRSGGPEEQRSLASDDSLGQVSNMLLIPRMPPAQYEVSSSLGYTSTRELLEKMMDSQRDSSAPGRFTVGSAESTLHIRPGGYTPQRALINPFTPSRMPMKLTSNRRRWMHTFPIGPSGEAIQIHHQTRQNMAELQGSQQRDPAHTSAELLELAYHEATGRRTTSRQVGDNGLYIGGGMDEFTGSPGSNNSGTLTNHGSSFEDFSLIGANPTLLLSAPPTVPSFCCTVGVDWKSLTTPACLPLTTDYFPDRQTLQNDYTEGCYDLLPHSDLERREDEAPVMSASQVFEEFICQRLMQGYQIIVQPNNRKPQPAVATPLGSSPLYSRGLVSLRRAEEEESVYWLSMGRTFHKVCLKDKIITVTRYLPKYPYESAQIQYSYSLCPPHSDAQFVSCWVEFGHERLEEYKWNYLDQYICSAGSEDFSLIDSLKFWRTRFLLLPAGGARRVADGEGHWDVYGEGAGAGVGGSGEWVLLDGFIRFLEGLNRIRRRHRSDRIIRQKGTPMKGLQVTSPLPAYPSEPVPPPQGKKGTSALSALLEMEQNQKTLEEQQQQTKPSAAVSDPSNVATAPTYVDSPRKDAAFILDFIRSPRSSYIYHSQLPAEANEAADKGVQSGLTGGAAAQPAGETAASSSTDTSGQSAAGALSLNSSSTPYELLEAIKHPTTGVQLLPEQKGLPCNCFISAEVVHWLVNNVEGVATQGMAVDIMQKMLDEGLVAHASGDAMRTFVYGFYFYRIVGEKDGATSQLPPTAPGGWSAAALEDFALFQRKWFEVAFVLEERRPCDLPAFLLPWLPSRPASYASRHSSFSRSFGGRSQAAALLAATVPEQKTVTLDVDVNNRSDRTEWCSCYYHGNFSLNAAFEIKLHWMAVTAAVLFEMVQGWHRKAASCGFLLVPVLEVPFALTSYLYGDPLRAQLFIPLNIQCLLKSGKDNLFEGFEPETYWDRMQLFQEAILYRFGFVHDKFSASAFNFPSENKPQYIHVTGTVFLQLPYSKRKYSSGQQRRRRNSTTSNSHGPFGGEERVGYYWAYNTMLTKAWRTGMLGDERLADRLLRDFTDFCTNKDNRLLNLWDSCQDKMNASAP